AAACCGCAGGGAGCATTTTTTGGACTTGAGACAAAACCCGTGCCAGCCCTTCATCGGTTGTACTGAGGTCCTCTTTATCTGAGACGGATTCTGCGGTAGGTCCGATCATGGGATTGCCGTCTGAGGTTTTAATCATAAGCGTGCCTTTGGATGTCGGTGTGGGCAGCGGAAAGATCAAATGGTTGGCCAACGGCTCGCTTTTTTTATCCAGGAGATATTCCTCGCCTTTGCGGGGATGGATGACGATATCCGTGATACCCACCATACCGGCGATGGTATCCGCATAAAGACCTGCCGCATTGACCACATAACGTGAATGAAACATGGCGCCGGACTGGGTTTGAATGGCGAAGCCTGCATTTGTCCGGGAAATCGCAGTAACCAGCCGGCTGGTAAAAATTTCCACGCCGTTTGCTTGTGCATTTTCAGCCAAGTCATAGACCAGGCGATAGGGACTGATAATCCCGGCAGTGGGAGCGTAGAGAGCGGCCACAACGGCCGGGCTTAGGTTGGGCTCATGCGCATCCAACCAGGGTCGGTCCACGATCTGTAAATCAGGCACACCCAATTTTTCTGCATTCGTTTGGATGGCTTCCAGCCTAATACGATCCGTTTCATCAAAAATGACAATCAACTCACCGACCTCGACAAAATGGACGCCCAGATCTTGCGCAAGTTTTCGCATGAGGTGATTGCCCTGGACGCAGAGTTTGGCTTTGAGGGTGTGGGGTGGATTTTGGGTTCCAGGATGAACAATACCGCTGTTGGACTTGGAAACACCGAATGCCAATTCAATTTCTTTTTCCAGCAGACATACCGTCAAGTTGTATTGGGAAAGTTCCCGTGCCAGCGCGGTTCCGCTCACGCCACCGCCAATAATTAAAACATCATAAATTTTTTTCATACATTAGACCGCGTACGGCGAATCGCGTCTTGCCAGCCCTGGTAATAGCGGGCGGCGGTACGTTTGGGCATGCGAGGTCGAGAGACCTTCTCCGGTATCCAGAATTTTTTTATGGCAGCGGCATTCGGCCAAATTTTGACAGCCAGGCCCGCCAGATAGGCGGCGCCCAATGCGGTGGATTCAAGGTTGCGGGGACGTATGACGGGTTTGCCCAGGATATCAGCTTGGAACTGACAAAGAAACGGATTGGCTGTCGCACCACCGTCCACCTGCAGGGAGGGGATTTTTAGATGGGATTCCTTCAACATGGTGTCCAGTACATCTTTGGTGGCATAGGCCATCGCTTCCAAGGCAGCTCGTACCAGATGGGACGGGCCGGAACCGCGGGTCAATCCGCAGATCATTCCCCGCGCGTCCTGGTCCCAATAGGGAGTACCCAGACCAACAAAAGCAGGGACCAGATAAACGCCCTCATTGGACGTGAGACGCTGCGCCATTTTTTCCGTCTCACGGGCATGGACAAAAAGTTTGAAATTATCGCGCAACCATTGGATCGCGGCTCCGGCAATAAAAATAGCACCTTCCAAAACATAAACCGGCTGGCCACGCCCATCACATCCCAAGGTGGTAATCAAACCGTGTTTGGAATGAATCCGTTTTTTTCCAGTATTGAGCAAGACGAAGCAACCAGTGCCATACGTATTTTTTATAGTACCGGGGGTAAAACAGGTTTGGCCGAAAAGAGCAGCCTGTTGATCGCCGGCAATACCGGCAATGGGGATGCCGGAAGGCAGCCGGCCATGACGGCGGGTATGTCCAAATAGACCGGAGGAGGGTCGTACCTGCGGGAGTAAAGAGAGCGGGATTTTGAATAATTTAAGGATATCTTTATCCCAAATACGTTTATCAATATTAAATAAAAGTGTACGCGCGGCATTGGTATAATCCGTCGCATGAACTTTACCGCCGGTGAGGTTCCAAAGCACCCAAGTGTCCGTGGTGCCGAAGCAAAGCCGGTCTTGTTTGGCCAGGTGTTTGGCCTGCAAATTATGTTTGAGCATCCATTCGATTTTGGTTCCGGAAAAATAAGCATCAATCGGAAGACCGGTGCGCTTGCGAAAAAAATCAGGCAGTCCTTTTTGGCGGCTCAATGCTTGACAGCGTGCTGCGGTGCGGCGGCACTGCCAGACGATGGCATTGCCGATAGGTTTTCCGGTTTTGCGATCCCACAAGACAGTGGTCTCACGCTGATTTGCGATGCCGATGGCGGCAATGTCGACCTGGGGTTTTTGGCTTAATACGGATTGGATGGTTTGCCGGACACTGGACCAGATTTCATCAGGGTTATGTTCGACCCATCCCGGGTGTGGAAAATATTGTGGAAATTCCTGATAGGCGTTGGCAATGGGCTTGCCAAAACGGTTGTATAAAATGGCCCGGCTGCCGGTAGTGCCTTGGTCAATGGCAAGAATCGCCTGCATGGCCCCCCCCTGTACAGTGTAAAGAAGCGTGGTGTTAAATCCGGTTTTTATTATAGCACAGCAGAAAACCATTTTACCAGCCGGTGTGGTTTGGATGAGCAAAAATATTCCTGCTTATCCAAACCTATATGTATTGTTTTTTATAACAGGAGACGGACACGAAATATTCCGTCGGTGAATAGGGCCGGCGGTGTTTCAAATGAATAGTAAAGATTAATTGGTGAGTGTGTTCATATAGAGCGCTTGCCGGTCTCCCGCGAGTTCAATGAGAAGATTTTCCAATTCTTCGGAGGGAGATGTCTCCATGGGCAGCAGCTCCAGACCCAGATGGGTTTGCCAGTTTTCTTCATCCCAATATCCCCAGCGGATAATACCATGGCCGTTGATTTCGGAAAAAGGATTCGGCAAATTCAAATCATAATCAATTAAACGCGCGGTTATTTTGATTAATCGAAACGGCAGGCTGATATGCATACCGCCCAAGCAGAGGTTGGCCACCTTGCCCGATGAGGAGATCACCAATTCATTGCGATGGTTACGGATTTTGCATTTGATGGGAATATCGACATCAAGACGAGTAAATTTTCTTCGCTGGATCATGGTGTGAAATTCCTCCCAAAGGTTGACGGTTTTTTTGCTTATTTAAAGTATCGGTTATGGGAGGAAAAGATTGATTTTTTTAGGATACTTTCACAGCAGCTTGGTTTTGTGTTTGCCGGTGCCCTGTCACGGATTATTCGCCTTGATTAAGGTTTCACGAGTCCGGCCCGATAATACAAGTGTGCATTTTAGCGGTTGCATCCGGAGCGTTGCGGCCTTTTATATTTTCAGGAGAACAACACATGGCATCCAATCCGCAAGAAGAACTGAAACGCATGAATAAGCGTAAATACAAACAGCTGCTTTCCGCCCATGATCCGGAAAAAA
This genomic stretch from bacterium harbors:
- the glpK gene encoding glycerol kinase GlpK, which gives rise to MQAILAIDQGTTGSRAILYNRFGKPIANAYQEFPQYFPHPGWVEHNPDEIWSSVRQTIQSVLSQKPQVDIAAIGIANQRETTVLWDRKTGKPIGNAIVWQCRRTAARCQALSRQKGLPDFFRKRTGLPIDAYFSGTKIEWMLKHNLQAKHLAKQDRLCFGTTDTWVLWNLTGGKVHATDYTNAARTLLFNIDKRIWDKDILKLFKIPLSLLPQVRPSSGLFGHTRRHGRLPSGIPIAGIAGDQQAALFGQTCFTPGTIKNTYGTGCFVLLNTGKKRIHSKHGLITTLGCDGRGQPVYVLEGAIFIAGAAIQWLRDNFKLFVHARETEKMAQRLTSNEGVYLVPAFVGLGTPYWDQDARGMICGLTRGSGPSHLVRAALEAMAYATKDVLDTMLKESHLKIPSLQVDGGATANPFLCQFQADILGKPVIRPRNLESTALGAAYLAGLAVKIWPNAAAIKKFWIPEKVSRPRMPKRTAARYYQGWQDAIRRTRSNV
- a CDS encoding PilZ domain-containing protein, which gives rise to MIQRRKFTRLDVDIPIKCKIRNHRNELVISSSGKVANLCLGGMHISLPFRLIKITARLIDYDLNLPNPFSEINGHGIIRWGYWDEENWQTHLGLELLPMETSPSEELENLLIELAGDRQALYMNTLTN